The genomic stretch ATCTGTGAAAGTTATTAGATCTTACAATGGTGCTAATGGTATTAATGGTGCTAAGACTTTGCCTCAGGATTTGTTGAGTTTGTTGGTACTAgctgagtcttctgtgttatGGTAGTCACTCATTGAGCTTAGTGCGCTTCCAAGCACCTTTCTCATTTGTTGTATTCCTATTGGGTTGTTGGTATTGTGAATTTTGAAGCATATAAGCTGCACATATAAAGAGCTGGACAATTCAGAGTTTAGCATCTCTGAGATTTGTGCAGCAGTAGAGCTGTGGAGGCGGACAGTTTATATACTGGATGATGTTGGGTGTAGGTAAGGAGTCTTGGTACATCCCTATTCAAAGAAGATTCCAGAGACATAAGCCTTGAGATTGGTCTGTTTGGGAAATTCAGTGGTTTGGCATCTCTTCATGACTGGTTCCcaacaatttttctttaataaaatagccctttttcattttttaagagtGAATTTAGACTGTGAGACAATAatgaaacttaataaaatatttacctaCTTTACTGGCTCTAATCTAAAAGTATGTGATTTATCTCATATATTCCATGTGATAGAAGAAACATAATAATGGAATAACAAATGACCAAGACCACAAAATCTGAGAACTATTCTACAGAACTGAATTTATCATTGAGGTAGGATGGGTTATGGAAGCATGAAACTCATTAACAGAATTAATCCCAGTgcctaaaaatatttaagaagatttttaaaggaattatAAGATGATGTAATAAGACCaactaaaatactaaataattaaTTGACTaaattgatttaattaattattttgaatattcttGAATCAAAAATATAGCTTACTTGGGCTAGAACaataaataatacagtaggtTAATTTGCTTTTTTAGCATGGCCACCATCCTGGATTCATggctggcattctgtatggtctaTTAGgtatcactgggagtgatccttgaatgtaaagtcaaaagtaatctctgagaatcCAATATGTCTTCCTACCTTTGACAAATTCAACTTACAGTGCTTTTCAGTAATTCTGTAAAATTTACACAAatacagcaaaataaataaaacatcactaTTTAACTGTGGTCATTAAATCAAGTAAATAGAACAATACTCAGTAGGAAAACAACGTAATTGTGAATTTTGTCTCTAGAGGTTTAAAAGAACTCAACAGTTCAGAGACCCAGGTGCTGTGATCCTACCAAAGAGACTTCCGAGGCTAGCCTCTAGTGGCCAAGAAGATTAGAATTGGTATTTTTGTTCACTCtacaagtaatatttttatgatagcAGATATCAAACTGTCTAAATGTGAAGGGCATGTCGTGAGAGGAGAAACTCATGACTATACTCTGGTGAGTTTCCTAGGTTCTAGAAAGATAAGACTGAATAATGCAATGCCTACAAATTAGAAATTTTGACTGGGTAAGAGAAAACATGATTGTTACTTacttgaaaaatgaaagaaatgtatgAACcatgaaatattaattaaaagtagATTTATGGCAGATAAACATGTAAACAACTTTTTTTGCTGTGATTAAAATGATATGGAATTTTATATCCCCCAAATGTCTCTCTATGTAGTTCAAACAAGAAGTAATTTACTGTGAATATATGAATTGAAAGATAACAATTTGATATTAATCTATTCTTTATGGATGGTTGTAAAATTAACTTACAAGGcttttgaaataatttctgtATTAGAGGCTACAAGCATAGTGCTCAAATTGagacaaatataaaaactaatacTGCATATGTAGCCACATATTTTTCCTACATTAATAACTGCATTTCCTTATCTAATGGTAATAGGCAATAGATATTTCCATGCATatacagaaaattttttttgttgcttcATATTTAGAAAAGGAATGAACAGTCTCTAAAATAAATTGAGATGGAAGAAATTGCTGGTGGCTGCCAAAATTGACCTGGTGGGCTTCAGAAGCAAGAGAAAAATGCTTAAGTGTGTAACTGTGTCATTATCATGTCAAGGAACATTATCTTTTGAGATTGTTAATATCAGAATTTTGTCAAATTCCTTAATTTAATTCAAAGTTCATTTGAAGACACTTCTGAAATACATACAAATGTGCCCACAAGTAATTTAAAAGGAGGGTGAATGCTATCTTTGGAACTTTTCTAGTGTTAAAAATGTAAAGTAGGATCAGTTTTCCATTTTTATGAGTTAGGATAATAATCTATAAATCAGCgcatatattatttatacaaaaCTGCTTACTTGTAGGGTTCTGAACAAATGTCCTCAAATATTATTCAGTGTTTGTATCAAAGTgctatttatatataacttaattATGTTAACGTACAGCCTATTTTTTAAACTCTGACCATGCAATTATATATTTTGAGTTACTATTTTTTTGatatgaaggtctgtctttattatttatttaatatttattgcttttttgggccatgcctggtgacgttcaggggttattcctggctatgcactcagaaatagctcctggcttgagggaccttagggtacgctggggaatcaaaccacggtctgtcctaggctagtgctgacaaggcaaacaccttactgctctgcaccaccactcaggcctcaaattttattttttatgtttatttttattgagaattaCAAGTTCTACATTGTTGTGATTTGggttatttttatgataaattgtatttttaatgatgAAAAAATATCTTGAGTACAAAATTATACCTTCTAGTTTTTGtgtcttattaaaataaaaattctagtaAATGATTCAAGTATATAATCAATCCTTACTTGTAcacataatttccctttttctaaTAGACTTCAAATCTGCTCTTCCTAATTTTCTCCTAGAAAACATACATGaataatatatatgattttgATGAATATGTTTATGGTTCATGCAATGATTTATAAAGGTTACTTTTATATaataagtctttctttttttggccaccctcagcagtgctcaagggttactcctggctttgcactcagaaattattccgggtaggctcagggaaccatttgggatgctgaaggattgaaccaaggttggtcacatgtaaggcgaACTTCTTCCCTGCTATATTATCAGTCCAGATCCtatcataattattttctaaCTCTCATATACTtagcatatttatatttatgaagaaaaacattcaaagctagtgtttcatttatttgtttgtttaatttatcACTGTTTTGCAGCTCTACAGAATTGAAGGAGTTTTACTGACCATTCAAGACTTGATCAGTGCAGTCAACTGCAGTCAGAAGATATGGCTAATTTCACAACTGGATTTCTTCTCACAGGATTTTCAGATAACCCTGAGCTAGAAATCTTCTATGCTTCTCTGTTCTTAGTTCTGTATTTGTTGGCTTTAATCGGCAACATCCTCATTATTACAACCACTTCTATGGATGACAGACTCAACTCTCCCATGTATTTCTTCTTGAAGCATCTCTCCTTTCTAGATCTCTGTTATATTTCTGGGACTGTACCAAGATTTATTTTCAACTCTTTCTTGCATAGAGGCAACATTTCCTTCTGGGAATGTGTTGTTCAGTGCTTTGTTTTCACACTCTGTGCTCCTGCTGAGATGTCCATGCTCACAGTGATGTCCTATGACCGTTATGTGGCCATCTGCCTTCCACTACATTATGACATCATCATGAACTTCAGAACCTGTGTCCATGGAGTCATTGGAGTCTGGGTCAGTGGGGTCATATCGGGAGTGATGCACACAGCAGCGACTTTCTCCATCCAATTCTGTGGGCCCCAGATCATTCATCAGTTCTTCTGTGATATTCCACAGCTTTTGAAACTCTCCTGTTCTAATGACTATATCAATGAGGTTGGtgtgtctctctttctatctttggTAGCATTTCTTTGTGTTGTCTTTATTGGATTTTCCTACATGCACATATTTTCCTCTGTGTTGAGGATGCCATCAGCAGAGGGCAGAGCCAAGGCCTTTTCCACTTGCCTCCCCCACCtagttgttgttttattatttatttctacagGTGCTTTTGAGTATTTAAAACCTCATTCTGACTCTCCAACGGTGTCAGACATT from Suncus etruscus isolate mSunEtr1 chromosome 18, mSunEtr1.pri.cur, whole genome shotgun sequence encodes the following:
- the LOC125995898 gene encoding olfactory receptor 14J1-like; translated protein: MANFTTGFLLTGFSDNPELEIFYASLFLVLYLLALIGNILIITTTSMDDRLNSPMYFFLKHLSFLDLCYISGTVPRFIFNSFLHRGNISFWECVVQCFVFTLCAPAEMSMLTVMSYDRYVAICLPLHYDIIMNFRTCVHGVIGVWVSGVISGVMHTAATFSIQFCGPQIIHQFFCDIPQLLKLSCSNDYINEVGVSLFLSLVAFLCVVFIGFSYMHIFSSVLRMPSAEGRAKAFSTCLPHLVVVLLFISTGAFEYLKPHSDSPTVSDILLTIMYTVIPPTFNPMIYSLRNKAIKSAVRRVFKKMKIIFGEGEFQDLGDVTEELVNDSGAIEVDGEGSCCVHDSRDGPTDLDSHDSMDIGSEVHDDVIVQWKADGHVAIIGHHCKHEHLHRSTE